From Camelina sativa cultivar DH55 chromosome 20, Cs, whole genome shotgun sequence, the proteins below share one genomic window:
- the LOC104770683 gene encoding probable prefoldin subunit 5, with protein MASTSSRGEMEKMGIDQLKALKEQADLEVNLLQDSLNNIRTATVRLDSAAAALNDLSLRPQGKKMLVPLTASLYVPGTLDEADKVLVDIGTGYFIEKTMDDGKDYCQRKINLLKSNFDQLFEVAAKKKSVADEAGMVLQAKVKQLSAATTS; from the exons atggcGTCAACATCATCGAGAggagagatggagaagatggGAATCGATCAGctgaaagctttgaaggaacAAGCGGATCTGGAAGTGAATCTTCTTCAGGACAGTCTCAACAACATCCGTACAGCCACCGTTCGTCTCGATTCCGCCGCCGCCGCTCTCAACGATCTGTCTCTTCGACCTCAAG GTAAGAAGATGCTTGTACCACTCACTGCTTCACTCTACGTGCCTGGGACACTTGATGAAGCTGATAAGGTTCTAGTTGATATTGGCACTGGTTACTTCATTGAG aAAACTATGGATGATGGAAAAGACTATTGTCAGAGGAAGATCAACTTGCTCAAATCCAACTTTGACCAACTTTTTGAG GTCGCAGCCAAAAAGAAAAGTGTGGCAGATGAAGCCGGGATGGTCTTGCAGGCCAAAGTTAAACAGTTATCAGCTGCAACCACGTCGtga
- the LOC104770684 gene encoding agamous-like MADS-box protein AGL53 — MVSSSSSSSMLSVRNRKCFKPSLSSVSKKTTNLALREKTMFKKASELSILCDVELCVIYYNRDGELVGTWPEDQSKVRDMAERYSKLNDSERRKKSTNLSQFLNKKTDKKTSLDINDKRFSEKLLEMEASLESNLRVLQDQHLRVLQNQTEQPDQNPLVSSAGFFTTLMSGGVSKTEQYLSTPSSTQQLPPLMMQTPLVHFDDQLFAEWNPSSFSFAEDPSLMFSSFAEDPSLMFSSFYH; from the coding sequence atggtttcttcttcttcttcttcttcaatgttgtCGGTGAGGAACCGCAAGTGTTTCAAGCCCTCGCTCTCTTCCGTatcaaagaagacaacaaaTCTTGCTTTGAGAGAAAAGACCATGTTTAAGAAAGCCTCCGAGCTCTCGATCCTTTGTGATGTCGAACTCTGTGTGATATACTACAACCGTGACGGAGAACTCGTCGGGACATGGCCGGAAGATCAATCCAAGGTTCGAGACATGGCAGAGAGATACAGCAAACTCAACGATAGCGAGAGACGCAAGAAAAGCACAAACCTTTCTCAGTTTCTGAATAAGAAGACCGACAAGAAGACATCTTTAGATATCAATGACAAGAGATTCTCTGAGAAACTTTTGGAGATGGAGGCTTCCTTAGAGAGTAATCTACGGGTGTTACAAGATCAGCATCTTCGGGTGTTACAGAACCAGACAGAACAACCCGATCAGAACCCTTTGGTGTCTTCCGCCGGCTTCTTCACAACATTGATGAGCGGTGGTGtgtcaaaaacagagcaatacctaTCGACGCCTTCATCGACTCAACAACTTCCTCCTCTGATGATGCAGACACCACTTGTCCACTTTGATGATCAGTTGTTTGCCGAGTGGAATCCGtcgtctttttcttttgcagaaGATCCATCattgatgttctcttcttttgcAGAAGATCCATCattgatgttctcttctttttaccaTTGA
- the LOC104770685 gene encoding dihydroorotate dehydrogenase (quinone), mitochondrial: protein MAGRAATSSAKWAREFLFRRVSSNPLGATRNCSSVPGASSAPKVPHFSKKGRILTGATIGLAIAGGAYVSTADEATFCGWLFNATKVVNPFFALLDAEFAHKLAVSAAARGWVPREKRPDPAILGLEVWGRKFSNPIGLAAGFDKNAEATEGLLGMGFGFVEVGSVTPVPQEGNPKPRIFRLSEDGAIINRCGFNSEGIVVVAKRLGAQHGKRMLAETSGTSSSPGEEVKPGGKSGPGILGVNLGKNKTSEDAAADYVQGVHNLSQYADYLVINVSSPNTAGLRMLQGRKQLKDLVKKVQAARDEMQWGDEGPPPLLVKIAPDLSRGELEDIAAVALALHLDGLIISNTTVSRPDPVTNNPVATEAGGLSGKPLFALSTNMLREMYTLTRGKIPLIGCGGVSSGEDAYKKIRAGATLVQLYTGFAYGGPALIPQIKEELVSCLERDGFKSIHEAIGADHR from the exons ATGGCCGGAAGGGCTGCGACATCGTCGGCGAAATGGGCGAGAGAGTTTTTGTTCAGAAGGGTCTCGTCGAATCCTCTTGGAGCGACCCGTAACTGTTCTTCTGTTCCTGGAGCTTCCTCTGCACCTAAAGTTCCTCACTTTTCCAAAAAA GGAAGGATATTGACAGGAGCTACCATTGGTCTGGCCATAGCTGGAGGAGCTTATGTGAGTACTGCAGATGAAGCAACCTTCTG TGGTTGGCTATTCAACGCAACAAAGGTTGTGAATCCTTTCTTTGCACTTCTGGATGCTGAGTTTGCGCATAAGCTGGCTGTTTCGGCTGCAGCTCGAGGGTGGGTACCTAGAGAAAAGAGGCCTGATCCAGCAATCTTGGGACTTGAAGTTTGGGGAAGAAAATTCTCAAACCCAATTGGTCTTGCTGCTGGATTTGACAAAAACGCTGAGGCTACCGAGGGGTTGCTAGGAATgggatttggttttgttgag gTAGGGTCTGTTACTCCTGTTCCACAAGAAGGCAACCCGAAACCCCGCATCTTCAGATTAAGCGAAGATGG AGCAATTATCAATAGGTGTGGATTTAACAGCGAAgggattgttgttgttgcaaagAGGTTGGGTGCTCAACATGGTAAAAGAATGTTGGCGGAAACATCAGGCACTTCGTCATCTCCAGGCGAAGAAGTGAAACCTGGGGGCAAATCTGGACCTGGTATTCTTGGTGTCAACCTTGGAAAGAACAAGACAAGTGAGGATGCTGCTGCTGACTATGTCCAAGGAGTTCATAACTTATCACAGTATGCGGATTACTTG GTGATCAATGTTTCATCACCCAACACTGCAGGGCTGCGCATGCTTCAGGGAAGAAAACAGTTGAAGGACCTTGTTAAGAAGGTTCAAGCTGCTCGAGATGAGATGCAATGGGGTGATGAaggtcctcctcctcttcttgtAAAGATTGCTCCTGATCTGTCCAGAGGAGAGCTTGAAGACATTGCAGCG GTGGCTCTTGCTCTCCACTTGGATGGGCTG ATCATATCAAATACAACAGTCTCAAGGCCAGATCCTGTAACCAACAACCCTGTGGCAACAGAAGCAGGTGGTTTGAGCGGGAAACCTCTCTTTGCTCTCTCCACCAACATGTTGAGAGAGATGTACACTTTGACAAGA GGAAAGATTCCATTGATAGGCTGCGGCGGGGTTAGTAG TGGTGAAGATgcttacaagaaaataagagcCGGAGCTACTCTTGTTCAGCTGTACACTGGATTCGCGTATGGAGGACCTGCCCTCATCCCACAAATAAAG GAGGAACTCGTGAGTTGCTTAGAAAGGGATGGCTTCAAGTCAATCCATGAAGCAATTGGTGCTGATCACAGATGA
- the LOC104770686 gene encoding superoxide dismutase [Fe] 3, chloroplastic, translating to MSSCVVTTSCFGTIPDSSIRLKSSKLVNLSNQQRRCSLRSRGGFKVVAYYGLKTPPYPLDALEPYMSRRTLEVHWGKHHRGYVDNLNKQLGKDDRLYGYTMEELIKATYNNGNPLPEFNNAAQVYNHDFFWESMQPGGGDMPQKGVLEQIDKDFGSFTNFREKFTNAALSQFGSGWVWLVLKREERRLEVVKTSNAINPLVWDDIPIICLDVWEHSYYLDYKNDRARYISTFLNNLVSWNAAMSRMARAEAFVNLGEPNIPIA from the exons ATGAGTTCTTGTGTTGTGACGACAAGCTGTTTCGGTACAATTCCAGATTCTAGTATACGTTTGAAATCCTCCAAGCTCGTCAATCTG AGTAACCAGCAGAGAAGATGCTCTCTTAGGTCTCGAGGTGGTTTCAAGGTTGTAGCTTACTACGGTCTAAAGACACCTCCTTATCCACTT GATGCTTTGGAACCTTATATGAGTCGAAGAACACTAGAAGTGCATTGGGGTAAACACCACCGAGGTTATGTGGACAATCTGAATAAACAGTTGGGGAAAGATGATAGACTTTATGGATACACAATGGAAGAGCTTATCAAGGCGACATACAACAACGGGAATCCGTTGCCCGAGTTCAACAACGCTGCGCAG gTCTATAACCATGATTTCTTTTGGGAGTCAATGCAACCTGGTGGTGGAGACATGCCTCAAAAGGGTGTTCTTGAACAGATTGACAAGGATTTCGGTTCTTTCAcaaattttagagaaaaattCACTAATGCAGCTCTTAGTCAGTTTGGTTCCGGCTGGGTGTGGCTTGTCT TGAAGAGGGAAGAGAGAAGACTTGAGGTAGTCAAAACCTCAAACGCAATTAACCCACTCGTGTGGGACGATATT CCAATCATCTGCTTAGATGTCTGGGAG CACTCTTACTATCTTGACTACAAG AACGACAGGGCTAGGTATATAAGCACTTTTCTGAACAACTTGGTGTCATGGAACGCAGCCATGAGTAGGATGGCCCGTGCAGAGGCGTTTGTGAATCTTGGTGAACCCAACATCCCAATCGCTTAA
- the LOC104770687 gene encoding protein-S-isoprenylcysteine O-methyltransferase A-like, whose product MQFMDPLGFVMEHQLPLLIHYASASFSEIFSDTSIRQLSQMLLSLIFFHTSEYILAIAIHGASNVTLSSLLISKHYALAMLLSLLEYLTKITFFPRLKQHWWVSNFGLVMIIVGEIIRKAAIKTARESFTHLIKISHEEHHRLVTHGVYRVMRHPSYCGFLIWSVGTQVMLCNPISTVMFTVVVWRFFAQRIPYEEHFLKQFFGVEYVEYAGNVASGVPFVK is encoded by the exons ATGCAGTTCATGGATCCCCTCGGGTTTGTTATGGAGCACCAGCTTCCATTACTGATACACTATGCATCTGCCTCGTTCTCAG AGATCTTCAGTGACACTAGCATCAGACAGTTATCTCAAATGCTACTCTCACTAATCTTCTTCCACACATCCGAATACATTCTAGCCATTGCCATTCACGGAGCATCAAACGTAACTCTTAGCTCGCTTTTGATCAGCAAGCATTACGCTTTAGCAATGCTTTTGTCGTTGCTAGAATACCTAACCAAGATTACCTTCTTCCCGCGTCTGAAACAACACTGGTGGGTCAGCAACTTTGGACTCGTAATGATCATCGTCGGAGAAATCATCAGGAAAGCAGCGATTAAAACAGCGAGAGAATCGTTTACACACCTGATAAAGATCAGCCACGAAGAGCATCACAGGCTTGTGACTCACGGTGTGTATAGAGTAATGAGGCATCCAAGTTACTGCGGGTTTCTCATCTGGTCGGTTGGTACACAAGTTATGCTCTGTAATCCCATTTCAACGGTTATGTTCACTGTTGTCGTGTGGCGTTTTTTTGCTCAGAGGATACCGTACGAGGAGCATTTTCTGAAGCAGTTTTTTGGAGTAGAGTATGTAGAGTATGCAGGGAATGTTGCGTCTGGTGTTCCATTTGTGAAGTGA
- the LOC104770689 gene encoding LOW QUALITY PROTEIN: FAD synthetase 1, chloroplastic-like (The sequence of the model RefSeq protein was modified relative to this genomic sequence to represent the inferred CDS: inserted 2 bases in 1 codon), translating into MLCGGSRAFVHCWDHRHPHTLGADVFGQSSSFVLRPCSAKLQQRMKSLSRSHCKNXPVPHYCFSQGDDAPELLVEGPSPVAGGIVALGKFDALHIGHRELAIQAARVGTPYLLSFVGIAEVLGWKPRAPIVAKCDRKRVLSSWTSYCGNIAPVEFEIEFASVRHLNPQQFVEKLSRELRVCGVVAGENYRFGYRASGDASELVRLCKRYGIRAYIINSVMDKNQVSGNEDTEEDSKSKERGQVSSTRVRQALATGDVRYVTELLGRPHRVISRVRTQDITIKGGKISLQTSSLLNLPPGNGVYEACSLIVGDKQPISCKVVVDTSNLDIETEDVEEEVRFRNSYDGSQEFLLLGIEFG; encoded by the exons ATGTTATGCGGAGGCTCTCGTGCCTTCGTGCATTGTTGGGATCACCGTCATCCTCATACGCTCGGTGCTGATGTTTTTGGGCAGTCTTCTTCATTCGTGCTCAGACCTTGTTCGGCTAAATTGCAGCAGCGGATGAAGTCTTTGTCTAGGTCTCACTGCAAAAA CCCAGTTCCTCACTATTGTTTCAG CCAGGGAGACGATGCTCCTGAGCTTCTAGTTGAAGGGCCTTCGCCAGTTGCAG GAGGCATTGTTGCTCTAGGGAAGTTTGATGCGCTGCATATAGGTCACCGAGAGCTTGCAATTCAAGCTGCAAGAGTTGGTACTCCATATCTATTGTCTTTTGTTGGAATTGCTGAAGTACTCGGTTGGAAACCAAG GGCACCAATAGTAGCCAAATGCGATCGAAAACGGGTCCTTTCCTCTTGGACATCTTATTGTGGGAACATAGCACCAGTAGAGTTTGAGATTGAATTTGCTAGCGTTCGACATCTTAACCCACAACAGTTTGTTGAGAAGTTGTCAAGAGAGCTCAGAGTCTGCGGAGTTGTGGCAG GCGAAAACTACCGGTTTGGATATAGAGCTTCCGGTGACGCTTCTGAACTTGTGAGGTTATGCAAACggtatggtatcagagcttacaTCATTAACTCTGTAATGGATAAGAACCAAGTCTCTGGAAATGAAGACACAGAGGAGGACTCAAAGTCAAAAGAAAGAGGACAAGTATCGTCCACACGAGTCCGTCAAGCTCTTGCTACAGGAGATGTGAGGTATGTAACAGAGCTCCTCGGCAGACCACACAGGGTTATCTCAAGGGTGAGAACACAAGATATAACTATCAAAGGAGGGAAGATCTCACTTCAGACATCGTCGTTGCTGAATTTACCACCTGGAAATGGAGTTTACGAAGCATGCTCACTTATAGTTGGTGATAAGCAACCAATTTCGTGTAAGGTTGTTGTCGATACATCGAACCTCGATATAGAAACAGAggatgtagaagaagaagtacgTTTCCGTAACTCATATGATGGGTCTCAAGAGTTTCTACTCTTAGGGATTGAGTTCGGTTGA
- the LOC104770690 gene encoding F-box/LRR-repeat protein 2-like, whose protein sequence is MSSVCVNEALTDDELRWVMSRLDSEKDKEVFGLVCKRWLNLQSTDRKKLAARAGPHMLRRLASRFTQIVELDLSQSISRSFYPGVTDSDLAVISEGFKYLRVLNLHNCKGITDTGLASIGRCLSLLQFLDVSYCRKLSDKGLSAVAEGCHDLRALHLAGCRFITDESLKSLSERCRDLEALGLQGCANITDSGLADLVKGCRKIKSLDINKCSNVGDAGVSSVAKACASSLKTLKLLDCYKVGNESIFSLAQSCKNLETLIIGGCRDISDESIMLLAESCKDSLKNLRMDWCLNVSDSSLSCILKKCKNLEALDIGCCEEITDVAFRDLGSDDVLGLKVLKVSNCTKITVTGISKILEKCTSLEYLDVRSLPQVTEERCSEAGLEFPNCCKVNFSGSLTEPEFLL, encoded by the exons ATGTCGTCTGTATGTGTTAACGAAGCACTAACCGACGACGAGCTGAGATGGGTTATGTCGAGGCTTGACAGTGAAAAAGACAAGGAAGTGTTTGGTTTGGTCTGCAAGAGGTGGCTAAATCTGCAGAGCACCGACAGGAAGAAGCTGGCGGCTCGTGCTGGTCCACATATGCTCCGCCGTCTTGCCTCTAGGTTCACTCAAATCGTCGAATTGGACTTGTCTCAGTCCATTTCTAGGTCTTTTTATCCAGGTGTCACTGATTCTGACCTCGCTGTTATCTCTGAGGGTTTCAAGTATCTCAGAGTTCTTAATCTCCACAACTGTAAAG GTATTACAGATACTGGATTGGCCTCAATTGGAAGGTGTCTTTCTTTACTGCAGTTTTTGGATGTGTCCTACTGCAGAAAGCTCTCGGATAAAGGATTATCAGCTGTTGCAGAAGGCTGCCATGATCTAAGGGCCTTGCATCTAGCGGGTTGTCGTTTCATCACCGACGAATCGCTGAAATCACTCTCTGAGAGATGCCGTGATCTGGAAGCTCTCGGTCTACAAGGCTGCGCCAATATCACTGATTCAGGCCTTGCTGATCTTGTGAAGGGATGCAGAAAGATTAAATCTTTGGACATCAATAAATGCAGCAATGTCGGAGACGCTGGAGTTTCCAGCGTGGCTAAAGCTTGTGCATCTTCCCTCAAGACGCTCAAGTTACTGGACTGTTACAAAGTCGGGAACGAGTCTATATTCTCCCTGGCGCAGTCTTGCAAGAATCTGGAAACTCTGATAATCGGTGGATGCAGAGACATCTCTGACGAATCTATCATGTTACTGGCAGAGTCTTGCAAAGATAGTCTCAAGAATTTGAGGATGGATTGGTGCTTGAATGTATCTGACTCTTCACTTAGCTGTATTCTGAAGAAGTGCAAGAACTTGGAGGCTCTAGATATAGGTTGCTGTGAAGAGATCACTGACGTTGCTTTCAGGGATTTGGGGAGCGACGATGTTTTGGGGTTGAAGGTTTTGAAGGTGAGCAACTGCACAAAGATCACAGTAACAGGGATAAGCAAGATTTTGGAGAAATGCACTTCCTTGGAGTATCTAGATGTAAGATCTCTTCCACAAGTGACAGAAGAAAGATGCAGTGAAGCTGGCCTGGAGTTCCCCAATTGTTGTAAAGTTAACTTTTCTGGAAGTCTAACCGAGCCAGAGTTTCTGCTTTGA
- the LOC104770691 gene encoding GEM-like protein 7, translating to MTLSRVDQQVIVFPAAKTAPLGYLPDPAASINKLQIPTSSKVSLSTDKGKSMLRNKKTDSFTNGSRDQDKLGPKLTETVKRKLSLGAQILQMGGLEKIYKRLFKVCDEEKLFKAYQCYLSTTAGPMAGLLFISSKKIAFCSEKSIKVASPQGDIIRVHYKVSVPLCKINGVNQSQNTKKPSQKYLEVVTVDNFDFWFMGFVNYQKAFNCLEQALNDDNQ from the coding sequence ATGACATTGAGCAGAGTTGACCAACAAGTTATAGTATTTCCTGCAGCCAAGACTGCTCCGTTGGGTTACTTACCTGACCCTGCAGCTTCCAtcaacaagctccaaatccCAACCTCTTCAAAGGTTTCTCTTTCAACAGACAAGGGAAAATCGATGCTGCGTAATAAGAAGACCGATAGCTTCACCAACGGATCTAGAGACCAGGACAAGTTAGGACCCAAGCTAACTGAAACAGTCAAGAGAAAGCTGTCCTTGGGAGCTCAGATCCTTCAAATGGGAGGTTTAGAGAAGATCTATAAGCGACTCTTCAAAGTCTGCGATGAGGAGAAACTGTTCAAGGCCTACCAATGTTACCTATCCACAACCGCAGGTCCCATGGCAGGCCTACTCTTCATCTCATCAAAGAAGATTGCATTCTGCAGTGAGAAATCGATCAAGGTGGCTTCTCCTCAGGGAGATATCATCAGGGTTCACTATAAAGTGTCAGTCCCCTTGtgcaagatcaatggagtgaacCAGAGTCAGAACACAAAGAAGCCATCTCAAAAGTACCTTGAAGTAGTAACAGTCGATAACTTCGACTTCTGGTTCATGGGGTTCGTCAACTACCAGAAAGCTTTCAACTGTCTCGAGCAAGCACTAAACGATGATAACCAATGA
- the LOC104770692 gene encoding GEM-like protein 6: MTLSRVHQQAIAFPAAKTATMGYLPDPASINKLQIPTSSKFSFLTSKGKSMLRKKKTDSFTKGARDQDKLEPKLSETVKRKLSLGAKILQMGGLEKIYKRLFKVCDEEKLFKAYQCYLSTTAGPISGLLFISSTKIAFCSERSIKVASPQGDISRVHYKVSIPLSKINGVNQSQNTKKYLEVVTVDNFDFWFMGFVSYRKAFNCLKQALNDDDQ; encoded by the coding sequence ATGACATTGAGCAGAGTTCATCAACAAGCTATTGCATTTCCCGCAGCCAAGACTGCCACGATGGGTTACTTGCCTGACCCAGCTTCCAtcaacaagctccaaatcccaacttcatcaaagttttcttttctaacaAGCAAAGGAAAATCAATGCTGCGAAAGAAGAAAACCGATAGCTTCACGAAAGGAGCTAGAGACCAGGACAAGTTAGAACCCAAGCTAAGTGAAACAGTCAAGAGAAAGCTATCCTTGGGAGCTAAGATCCTTCAAATGGGAGGCTTAGAGAAAATCTACAAGCGACTCTTCAAAGTCTGCGATGAAGAGAAGCTTTTCAAGGCGTACCAATGTTACCTATCCACAACCGCAGGTCCCATCTCAGGCCTACTCTTCATCTCATCAACGAAGATTGCATTCTGCAGCGAGAGATCGATCAAGGTGGCTTCTCCTCAGGGAGATATCTCTAGGGTTCACTACAAAGTCTCAATCCCGTTATCCAAGATCAATGGTGTGAACCAGAGTCAGAACACGAAGAAGTACCTTGAAGTAGTTACAGTCGATAATTTCGACTTCTGGTTTATGGGATTCGTGAGCTACCGCAAAGCTTTCAACTGCCTTAAGCAAGCGTTAAACGATGATGACCAATAA
- the LOC104770693 gene encoding putative GEM-like protein 8: MTLSRVHQQAIAFPAAKTATMGYLPDPAASINKLQIPTSSSKVSLSTDKGKSMLRKKKTDSFTNGARDQDKLGPKLTEKVKRKLSLGAKILQMGGLEKIYKRLFKVCDEEKLFKAYQCYLSTTEGPMAGLLFISSKKIAFCSEKSIKLASPQGDIIRVHYKVSVPLCKINGVNQSQNTKNPSQKYLEVVTVDGFDFWFMGFLSHQKAFNCLEQALSLSYEQ; the protein is encoded by the coding sequence ATGACATTGAGCAGAGTTCATCAACAAGCTATTGCATTTCCCGCAGCCAAGACAGCCACGATGGGTTACTTGCCTGACCCTGCAGCTTCCATCAACAAACTACAAATCCCAACCTCCTCTTCAAAGGTTTCTCTTTCAACAGACAAGGGAAAATCCATGCTGCGAAAGAAGAAGACCGATAGCTTCACCAACGGAGCTAGAGACCAGGACAAGTTAGGACCAAAGCTAActgaaaaagtaaagagaaagcTATCCTTGGGAGCTAAGATCCTTCAAATGGGAGGCCTAGAGAAGATCTATAAGCGACTCTTTAAAGTCTGCGATGAAGAGAAACTGTTCAAGGCGTACCAATGTTACCTATCAACAACCGAAGGCCCCATGGCAGGCCTACTCTTTATCTCATCAAAGAAGATTGCATTCTGCAGCGAGAAATCGATCAAGCTGGCTTCTCCTCAGGGAGATATCATCAGGGTTCACTACAAAGTGTCAGTTCCCTTGtgcaagatcaatggagtgaacCAGAGTCAGAACACAAAAAACCCATCTCAGAAGTACCTTGAAGTAGTCACGGTCGATGGATTTGACTTCTGGTTTATGGGATTCTTGAGCCACCAAAAAGCTTTCAACTGCCTCGAGCAAGCGCTTTCTCTTAGCTACGAGCAATGA